The Anas acuta chromosome 7, bAnaAcu1.1, whole genome shotgun sequence genome has a window encoding:
- the PSD gene encoding PH and SEC7 domain-containing protein 1 isoform X3: protein MAQAGGLVHLPTAEGCSASPPPFSHPGDHRPWPPAAASPDLDHRSPPRCLTPNLNAGRLHLLRKGLAPDARRSPLGLYNSTGSLARKPTETGPFGNGGCPGGGRLTAPCTPRRGQHVAGLTSPGSRSPLVAPEGRSSVVTFRFIEKASVRPLGGPPAPQENGPCAVEPGEGWCMPPGQPQPQPQERLLRKLKLEASVSDPLLAGSRSPGETRPRGAGRDAGTLATSCLFSSLTNGLQAPPGDVPAGPRPQGSAWPCPRQSSAHAQRIARAKWEFFYGSMEAPKAGSSAPLAEPSPKPGCLLPMEPQKSVPEHGLSHVEVEIEVSPPGSKEHGSCETGIIRRTVKYSETDLDTVPLRCYRETNIDDILAEKDEVDSAIESQKDSESNPSFVGTPGRRNSTPEGLPEHSAKRTKDGLHGRDVEEDDEVFEAMRKENRERIMDRDTQGMLKSPVPFLLGHSLSKDGMDSFSKHFESIMESHRAKGTSYTSLDSIDILSSPARTHGTFFTFDLPTLTPEVQGQIRDSAKLIEENFAPLAHLEPDSGTSSATDAPWTEREEERGRQRKGVRRSPCCSEDSFGTPLASNMSDHPLSQLVSDSDSEMDSMEQLALGSTDTLSNGHKADLEAAKRLAKRLYNLDGFKKADVARHLGKKSFLKELALMGETQERERVLAHFSQRYYECNPNAISSEDGAHTLTCALMLLNTDLHGHNIGKRMSCSDFIGNLEGLNGGTDFPKELLKALYGSIKNEKLQWAIDEEELRKSLSELADPKPKSIKRISSCSNPFLDFSQDSSIATYKHGLLVRKIHADPDCKKTPRGKRGWKPFHAILKGMILYLQKEEYKPGKALAEEELKNAISIHHSLATRASDYSKRPNVFYLRTADWRVFLFQAQNPEQMHSWITRINVVAAMFSAPPFPAAIGSQKKFSRPLLPSSCTRLSQDEQVKSHETKFKAMSAELLEHRSSLPEKKVKGKEYEELKQKEEYLEFEKSRYGTYAMLLRAKLKAGSEDLAAFESTLFDAAGGEDDGLKKSRSSPSLNAEPSSTGTKVKRNVSERASRQPPGHPQKS, encoded by the exons ATGGCACAGGCCGGGGGCCTCGTCCACCTCCCCACAGCTGAGGGCTGCTCTGCCTCACCCCCACCCTTCTCCCACCCCGGAGACCACCGGCCCTGGCCTCCAGCCGCCGCCAGCCCCGATCTGGACCACCGCAGCCCCCCGCGCTGCCTCACCCCCAACCTCAACGCTGGCCGCCTCCACCTCCTGCGCAAGGGCCTGGCCCCCGACGCCCGCCGCAGCCCCCTCGGCCTCTACAACAGCACAGGCTCCCTGGCCCGCAAGCCGACGGAGACGGGGCCCTTCGGCAACGGTGGCTGCCCGGGTGGGGGGCGCCTGACAGCCCCCTGCACCCCGCGGAGGGGCCAGCACGTGGCGGGGCTCACCTCACCTGGCAGCCGCAGCCCGCTGGTGGCCCCTGAGGGACGCAGCTCTGTCGTCACCTTCCGCTTCATCGAGAAGGCCAGCGTGCGGCCCCTCGgcggccccccggccccccaggAGAACGGGCCCTGTGCTGTGGAGCCCGGTGAGGGCTGGTGCATGCCCCctggccagccccagccccagccccaggagcggCTGCTGCGCAAGCTGAAGCTGGAGGCCTCCGTGTCCGACCCGCTCCTGGCCGGCAGCAGGTCCCCGGGGGAGACACGTCCCCGCGGAGCTGGGAGGGACGCCGGCACCCTCGCCACCAGCTGCCTCTTCAGCTCCCTCACCAACGGGCTGCAGGCCCCTCCAGGGGACGTCCCCGCCGGCCCCCGGCCACAG GGCAGCGCCTGGCCGTGCCCccggcagagctcagcccatgCCCAGCGCATCGCCAGGGCCAAGTGGGAGTTCTTCTATGGCTCAATGGAGGCCCCGAAGGCAG GCTCCTCAGCCCCCCTTGCTGAGCCCTCCCCGAAGCCCGGCTGCCTGCTGCCCATGGAGCCGCAGAAGTCAGTGCCCGAGCATGGACTGAGCCACGTGGAGGTGGAGATCGAGGTGTCCCCGCCGGGCAGCAAGGAGCACGGCTCCTGCGAGACGGGCATCATCAGGAGGACGGTGAAGTACTCCGAGACAGACCTGGACACCGTGCCGCTGCGGTGCTATCGTGAAACCAACATCGACGATATCCTGGCCGAGAAGGATGAGGTGGATTCAGCTATCGAGAGCCAAAAGGACAGCGAGAGCAACCCCAGCTTCGTGGGGACGCCAGGACGGAGGAACAGCACGCCCGAGGGGCTCCCCGAGCACAGCGCCAAGCGCACGAAGGACGGGCTGCATGGCAGAGACGTGGAAGAGGACGATGAGGTGTTTGAGGCCATGAGGAAGGAGAACAGGGAAAG GATCATGGATCGGGACACACAGGGTATGCTCAAGTCTCCAGTGCCTTTCCTGCTAGGGCACAGCCTCTCCAAGGATGGCATGGACTCTTTCAGCAAGCATTTTGAGAGCATCATGGAGTCCCATCGAGCCAAAGGCACGTCTTACACCAGCCTGGACTCCATTGacatcctctcctccccagcccgCACCCATGGGACCTTTTTCACTTTTGACCTCCCAACCCTCACCCCAGAAGTACAGGGACAGATCCGAGACAGCGCCAAGCTGATCGAGGAGAACTTTGCTCCTCTGGCTCACTTGGAGCCGGACTCTGGGACCAGCTCGGCCACAGATGCCCCCTGGACTGAGAGGGAGGAGGAGCGAGGCAGGCAGAGGAAAGGCGTCCGGCGCAGCCCTTGCTGCTCAGAGGACAGCTTTGGTACTCCCTTGGCCTCCAACATGAG CGACCACCCCCTGAGCCAGCTGGTTTCTGACTCGGACTCGGAGATGGACAGCATGGAGCAGCTGGCCCTGGGCAGCACAGACACCCTCTCCAACGGGCACAAGGCTGACCTGGAGGCTGCCAAACGCCTGGCCAAGAGGCTCTACAACCTGGATGGCTTCAAAAAAGCAGATGTGGCCCGCCACCTGGGGAAGAA gtCCTTTCTGAAGGAGCTGGCCTTGATGGGAGAGACGCAGGAGCGGGAGCGAGTGCTGGCTCATTTTTCCCAGCGCTATTACGAGTGCAATCCCAATGCCATCTCCTCGGAGG ACGGAGCCCACACCCTGACCTGTGCCCTGATGCTGCTCAACACAGATCTGCACGGACAC AACATCGGGAAGAGAATGTCCTGCTCCGACTTCATTGGCAACTTGGAGGGGCTCAACGGAGGCACCGACTTCCCCAAGGAGCTGCTCAAG GCGCTGTACGGCTCCATCAAGAACGAGAAGCTGCAGTGGGCCAT AGATGAGGAGGAGCTGAGGAAGTCCCTTTCGGAGCTGGCTGACCCCAAACCCAAGTCCATCAAGCGCATCAGCAGCTGCAGTAACCCCTTCCTGGACTTCTCCCAGGACTCCAGCATCGCCACCTACAAGCACGGACTGTTAGTGCGCAAGATCCACGCTGATCCTGACTGCAAGAAAA CACCCCGAGGGAAGCGCGGCTGGAAGCCTTTCCACGCCATCCTGAAGGGGATGATCCTCTACCTGCAGAAG GAGGAGTACAAGCCAGGGAAGGCGCTGGCCGAAGAGGAGCTGAAGAATGCCATTAGCATCCACCACTCGCTCGCCACACGGGCGTCTGACTACAGCAAGAGACCCAATGTCTTCTACCTCAGGACAGCCGACTGGAGGGTCTTCCTCTTCCAAGCACA GAACCCCGAGCAGATGCACTCGTGGATCACGCGCATCAACGTGGTGGCTGCCATGTTCTCCGCGCCCCCCTTCCCCGCCGCCATCGGCTCCCAGAAGAAGTTCAGCCGcccgctgctgcccagctcctgcacccGGCTGTCCCAG GACGAGCAGGTGAAGAGCCATGAGACCAAGTTCAAGGCCATGTCagcggagctgctggagcaccgCTCCTCACTGCCGGAGAAAAAGGTGAAGGGCAAGGAGTACGAGGAGCTGAAGCAGAAGGAGGAGTACCTGGAGTTTGAG AAATCCCGCTACGGCACCTACGCCATGCTGCTGCGGGCCAAGCTGAAGGCGGGCTCCGAGGACCTGGCGGCCTTCGAGTCCACTCTCTTCGACGCAGCAGGCGGCGAGGACGACGGCCTGAAAAAATCCCGCTCCAGCCCCTCGCTCAACGCCGAGCCCTCCAGCACGGGCACCAAGGTGAAGCGCAACGTCTCGGAGCGCGCCAGCCGCCAGCCCCCCGGACACCCCCAGAAATCGTAA
- the PSD gene encoding PH and SEC7 domain-containing protein 1 isoform X2 yields the protein MAQAGGLVHLPTAEGCSASPPPFSHPGDHRPWPPAAASPDLDHRSPPRCLTPNLNAGRLHLLRKGLAPDARRSPLGLYNSTGSLARKPTETGPFGNGGCPGGGRLTAPCTPRRGQHVAGLTSPGSRSPLVAPEGRSSVVTFRFIEKASVRPLGGPPAPQENGPCAVEPGEGWCMPPGQPQPQPQERLLRKLKLEASVSDPLLAGSRSPGETRPRGAGRDAGTLATSCLFSSLTNGLQAPPGDVPAGPRPQGSAWPCPRQSSAHAQRIARAKWEFFYGSMEAPKAGSSAPLAEPSPKPGCLLPMEPQKSVPEHGLSHVEVEIEVSPPGSKEHGSCETGIIRRTVKYSETDLDTVPLRCYRETNIDDILAEKDEVDSAIESQKDSESNPSFVGTPGRRNSTPEGLPEHSAKRTKDGLHGRDVEEDDEVFEAMRKENRERIMDRDTQGMLKSPVPFLLGHSLSKDGMDSFSKHFESIMESHRAKGTSYTSLDSIDILSSPARTHGTFFTFDLPTLTPEVQGQIRDSAKLIEENFAPLAHLEPDSGTSSATDAPWTEREEERGRQRKGVRRSPCCSEDSFGTPLASNMSDHPLSQLVSDSDSEMDSMEQLALGSTDTLSNGHKADLEAAKRLAKRLYNLDGFKKADVARHLGKNNEFSRMVAGEYLKFFVFTGMSLDQALRSFLKELALMGETQERERVLAHFSQRYYECNPNAISSEDGAHTLTCALMLLNTDLHGHNIGKRMSCSDFIGNLEGLNGGTDFPKELLKALYGSIKNEKLQWAIDEEELRKSLSELADPKPKSIKRISSCSNPFLDFSQDSSIATYKHGLLVRKIHADPDCKKTPRGKRGWKPFHAILKGMILYLQKEEYKPGKALAEEELKNAISIHHSLATRASDYSKRPNVFYLRTADWRVFLFQAQNPEQMHSWITRINVVAAMFSAPPFPAAIGSQKKFSRPLLPSSCTRLSQDEQVKSHETKFKAMSAELLEHRSSLPEKKVKGKEYEELKQKEEYLEFEKSRYGTYAMLLRAKLKAGSEDLAAFESTLFDAAGGEDDGLKKSRSSPSLNAEPSSTGTKVKRNVSERASRQPPGHPQKS from the exons ATGGCACAGGCCGGGGGCCTCGTCCACCTCCCCACAGCTGAGGGCTGCTCTGCCTCACCCCCACCCTTCTCCCACCCCGGAGACCACCGGCCCTGGCCTCCAGCCGCCGCCAGCCCCGATCTGGACCACCGCAGCCCCCCGCGCTGCCTCACCCCCAACCTCAACGCTGGCCGCCTCCACCTCCTGCGCAAGGGCCTGGCCCCCGACGCCCGCCGCAGCCCCCTCGGCCTCTACAACAGCACAGGCTCCCTGGCCCGCAAGCCGACGGAGACGGGGCCCTTCGGCAACGGTGGCTGCCCGGGTGGGGGGCGCCTGACAGCCCCCTGCACCCCGCGGAGGGGCCAGCACGTGGCGGGGCTCACCTCACCTGGCAGCCGCAGCCCGCTGGTGGCCCCTGAGGGACGCAGCTCTGTCGTCACCTTCCGCTTCATCGAGAAGGCCAGCGTGCGGCCCCTCGgcggccccccggccccccaggAGAACGGGCCCTGTGCTGTGGAGCCCGGTGAGGGCTGGTGCATGCCCCctggccagccccagccccagccccaggagcggCTGCTGCGCAAGCTGAAGCTGGAGGCCTCCGTGTCCGACCCGCTCCTGGCCGGCAGCAGGTCCCCGGGGGAGACACGTCCCCGCGGAGCTGGGAGGGACGCCGGCACCCTCGCCACCAGCTGCCTCTTCAGCTCCCTCACCAACGGGCTGCAGGCCCCTCCAGGGGACGTCCCCGCCGGCCCCCGGCCACAG GGCAGCGCCTGGCCGTGCCCccggcagagctcagcccatgCCCAGCGCATCGCCAGGGCCAAGTGGGAGTTCTTCTATGGCTCAATGGAGGCCCCGAAGGCAG GCTCCTCAGCCCCCCTTGCTGAGCCCTCCCCGAAGCCCGGCTGCCTGCTGCCCATGGAGCCGCAGAAGTCAGTGCCCGAGCATGGACTGAGCCACGTGGAGGTGGAGATCGAGGTGTCCCCGCCGGGCAGCAAGGAGCACGGCTCCTGCGAGACGGGCATCATCAGGAGGACGGTGAAGTACTCCGAGACAGACCTGGACACCGTGCCGCTGCGGTGCTATCGTGAAACCAACATCGACGATATCCTGGCCGAGAAGGATGAGGTGGATTCAGCTATCGAGAGCCAAAAGGACAGCGAGAGCAACCCCAGCTTCGTGGGGACGCCAGGACGGAGGAACAGCACGCCCGAGGGGCTCCCCGAGCACAGCGCCAAGCGCACGAAGGACGGGCTGCATGGCAGAGACGTGGAAGAGGACGATGAGGTGTTTGAGGCCATGAGGAAGGAGAACAGGGAAAG GATCATGGATCGGGACACACAGGGTATGCTCAAGTCTCCAGTGCCTTTCCTGCTAGGGCACAGCCTCTCCAAGGATGGCATGGACTCTTTCAGCAAGCATTTTGAGAGCATCATGGAGTCCCATCGAGCCAAAGGCACGTCTTACACCAGCCTGGACTCCATTGacatcctctcctccccagcccgCACCCATGGGACCTTTTTCACTTTTGACCTCCCAACCCTCACCCCAGAAGTACAGGGACAGATCCGAGACAGCGCCAAGCTGATCGAGGAGAACTTTGCTCCTCTGGCTCACTTGGAGCCGGACTCTGGGACCAGCTCGGCCACAGATGCCCCCTGGACTGAGAGGGAGGAGGAGCGAGGCAGGCAGAGGAAAGGCGTCCGGCGCAGCCCTTGCTGCTCAGAGGACAGCTTTGGTACTCCCTTGGCCTCCAACATGAG CGACCACCCCCTGAGCCAGCTGGTTTCTGACTCGGACTCGGAGATGGACAGCATGGAGCAGCTGGCCCTGGGCAGCACAGACACCCTCTCCAACGGGCACAAGGCTGACCTGGAGGCTGCCAAACGCCTGGCCAAGAGGCTCTACAACCTGGATGGCTTCAAAAAAGCAGATGTGGCCCGCCACCTGGGGAAGAA CAACGAGTTCAGCAGGATGGTGGCAGGGGAGTACCTCAAGTTCTTCGTGTTCACGGGGATGAGTCTGGACCAGGCTCTCAG gtCCTTTCTGAAGGAGCTGGCCTTGATGGGAGAGACGCAGGAGCGGGAGCGAGTGCTGGCTCATTTTTCCCAGCGCTATTACGAGTGCAATCCCAATGCCATCTCCTCGGAGG ACGGAGCCCACACCCTGACCTGTGCCCTGATGCTGCTCAACACAGATCTGCACGGACAC AACATCGGGAAGAGAATGTCCTGCTCCGACTTCATTGGCAACTTGGAGGGGCTCAACGGAGGCACCGACTTCCCCAAGGAGCTGCTCAAG GCGCTGTACGGCTCCATCAAGAACGAGAAGCTGCAGTGGGCCAT AGATGAGGAGGAGCTGAGGAAGTCCCTTTCGGAGCTGGCTGACCCCAAACCCAAGTCCATCAAGCGCATCAGCAGCTGCAGTAACCCCTTCCTGGACTTCTCCCAGGACTCCAGCATCGCCACCTACAAGCACGGACTGTTAGTGCGCAAGATCCACGCTGATCCTGACTGCAAGAAAA CACCCCGAGGGAAGCGCGGCTGGAAGCCTTTCCACGCCATCCTGAAGGGGATGATCCTCTACCTGCAGAAG GAGGAGTACAAGCCAGGGAAGGCGCTGGCCGAAGAGGAGCTGAAGAATGCCATTAGCATCCACCACTCGCTCGCCACACGGGCGTCTGACTACAGCAAGAGACCCAATGTCTTCTACCTCAGGACAGCCGACTGGAGGGTCTTCCTCTTCCAAGCACA GAACCCCGAGCAGATGCACTCGTGGATCACGCGCATCAACGTGGTGGCTGCCATGTTCTCCGCGCCCCCCTTCCCCGCCGCCATCGGCTCCCAGAAGAAGTTCAGCCGcccgctgctgcccagctcctgcacccGGCTGTCCCAG GACGAGCAGGTGAAGAGCCATGAGACCAAGTTCAAGGCCATGTCagcggagctgctggagcaccgCTCCTCACTGCCGGAGAAAAAGGTGAAGGGCAAGGAGTACGAGGAGCTGAAGCAGAAGGAGGAGTACCTGGAGTTTGAG AAATCCCGCTACGGCACCTACGCCATGCTGCTGCGGGCCAAGCTGAAGGCGGGCTCCGAGGACCTGGCGGCCTTCGAGTCCACTCTCTTCGACGCAGCAGGCGGCGAGGACGACGGCCTGAAAAAATCCCGCTCCAGCCCCTCGCTCAACGCCGAGCCCTCCAGCACGGGCACCAAGGTGAAGCGCAACGTCTCGGAGCGCGCCAGCCGCCAGCCCCCCGGACACCCCCAGAAATCGTAA
- the PSD gene encoding PH and SEC7 domain-containing protein 1 isoform X1, with product MAQAGGLVHLPTAEGCSASPPPFSHPGDHRPWPPAAASPDLDHRSPPRCLTPNLNAGRLHLLRKGLAPDARRSPLGLYNSTGSLARKPTETGPFGNGGCPGGGRLTAPCTPRRGQHVAGLTSPGSRSPLVAPEGRSSVVTFRFIEKASVRPLGGPPAPQENGPCAVEPGEGWCMPPGQPQPQPQERLLRKLKLEASVSDPLLAGSRSPGETRPRGAGRDAGTLATSCLFSSLTNGLQAPPGDVPAGPRPQGSAWPCPRQSSAHAQRIARAKWEFFYGSMEAPKAGSSAPLAEPSPKPGCLLPMEPQKSVPEHGLSHVEVEIEVSPPGSKEHGSCETGIIRRTVKYSETDLDTVPLRCYRETNIDDILAEKDEVDSAIESQKDSESNPSFVGTPGRRNSTPEGLPEHSAKRTKDGLHGRDVEEDDEVFEAMRKENRERIMDRDTQGMLKSPVPFLLGHSLSKDGMDSFSKHFESIMESHRAKGTSYTSLDSIDILSSPARTHGTFFTFDLPTLTPEVQGQIRDSAKLIEENFAPLAHLEPDSGTSSATDAPWTEREEERGRQRKGVRRSPCCSEDSFGTPLASNMSDHPLSQLVSDSDSEMDSMEQLALGSTDTLSNGHKADLEAAKRLAKRLYNLDGFKKADVARHLGKKYVNEFSRMVAGEYLKFFVFTGMSLDQALRSFLKELALMGETQERERVLAHFSQRYYECNPNAISSEDGAHTLTCALMLLNTDLHGHNIGKRMSCSDFIGNLEGLNGGTDFPKELLKALYGSIKNEKLQWAIDEEELRKSLSELADPKPKSIKRISSCSNPFLDFSQDSSIATYKHGLLVRKIHADPDCKKTPRGKRGWKPFHAILKGMILYLQKEEYKPGKALAEEELKNAISIHHSLATRASDYSKRPNVFYLRTADWRVFLFQAQNPEQMHSWITRINVVAAMFSAPPFPAAIGSQKKFSRPLLPSSCTRLSQDEQVKSHETKFKAMSAELLEHRSSLPEKKVKGKEYEELKQKEEYLEFEKSRYGTYAMLLRAKLKAGSEDLAAFESTLFDAAGGEDDGLKKSRSSPSLNAEPSSTGTKVKRNVSERASRQPPGHPQKS from the exons ATGGCACAGGCCGGGGGCCTCGTCCACCTCCCCACAGCTGAGGGCTGCTCTGCCTCACCCCCACCCTTCTCCCACCCCGGAGACCACCGGCCCTGGCCTCCAGCCGCCGCCAGCCCCGATCTGGACCACCGCAGCCCCCCGCGCTGCCTCACCCCCAACCTCAACGCTGGCCGCCTCCACCTCCTGCGCAAGGGCCTGGCCCCCGACGCCCGCCGCAGCCCCCTCGGCCTCTACAACAGCACAGGCTCCCTGGCCCGCAAGCCGACGGAGACGGGGCCCTTCGGCAACGGTGGCTGCCCGGGTGGGGGGCGCCTGACAGCCCCCTGCACCCCGCGGAGGGGCCAGCACGTGGCGGGGCTCACCTCACCTGGCAGCCGCAGCCCGCTGGTGGCCCCTGAGGGACGCAGCTCTGTCGTCACCTTCCGCTTCATCGAGAAGGCCAGCGTGCGGCCCCTCGgcggccccccggccccccaggAGAACGGGCCCTGTGCTGTGGAGCCCGGTGAGGGCTGGTGCATGCCCCctggccagccccagccccagccccaggagcggCTGCTGCGCAAGCTGAAGCTGGAGGCCTCCGTGTCCGACCCGCTCCTGGCCGGCAGCAGGTCCCCGGGGGAGACACGTCCCCGCGGAGCTGGGAGGGACGCCGGCACCCTCGCCACCAGCTGCCTCTTCAGCTCCCTCACCAACGGGCTGCAGGCCCCTCCAGGGGACGTCCCCGCCGGCCCCCGGCCACAG GGCAGCGCCTGGCCGTGCCCccggcagagctcagcccatgCCCAGCGCATCGCCAGGGCCAAGTGGGAGTTCTTCTATGGCTCAATGGAGGCCCCGAAGGCAG GCTCCTCAGCCCCCCTTGCTGAGCCCTCCCCGAAGCCCGGCTGCCTGCTGCCCATGGAGCCGCAGAAGTCAGTGCCCGAGCATGGACTGAGCCACGTGGAGGTGGAGATCGAGGTGTCCCCGCCGGGCAGCAAGGAGCACGGCTCCTGCGAGACGGGCATCATCAGGAGGACGGTGAAGTACTCCGAGACAGACCTGGACACCGTGCCGCTGCGGTGCTATCGTGAAACCAACATCGACGATATCCTGGCCGAGAAGGATGAGGTGGATTCAGCTATCGAGAGCCAAAAGGACAGCGAGAGCAACCCCAGCTTCGTGGGGACGCCAGGACGGAGGAACAGCACGCCCGAGGGGCTCCCCGAGCACAGCGCCAAGCGCACGAAGGACGGGCTGCATGGCAGAGACGTGGAAGAGGACGATGAGGTGTTTGAGGCCATGAGGAAGGAGAACAGGGAAAG GATCATGGATCGGGACACACAGGGTATGCTCAAGTCTCCAGTGCCTTTCCTGCTAGGGCACAGCCTCTCCAAGGATGGCATGGACTCTTTCAGCAAGCATTTTGAGAGCATCATGGAGTCCCATCGAGCCAAAGGCACGTCTTACACCAGCCTGGACTCCATTGacatcctctcctccccagcccgCACCCATGGGACCTTTTTCACTTTTGACCTCCCAACCCTCACCCCAGAAGTACAGGGACAGATCCGAGACAGCGCCAAGCTGATCGAGGAGAACTTTGCTCCTCTGGCTCACTTGGAGCCGGACTCTGGGACCAGCTCGGCCACAGATGCCCCCTGGACTGAGAGGGAGGAGGAGCGAGGCAGGCAGAGGAAAGGCGTCCGGCGCAGCCCTTGCTGCTCAGAGGACAGCTTTGGTACTCCCTTGGCCTCCAACATGAG CGACCACCCCCTGAGCCAGCTGGTTTCTGACTCGGACTCGGAGATGGACAGCATGGAGCAGCTGGCCCTGGGCAGCACAGACACCCTCTCCAACGGGCACAAGGCTGACCTGGAGGCTGCCAAACGCCTGGCCAAGAGGCTCTACAACCTGGATGGCTTCAAAAAAGCAGATGTGGCCCGCCACCTGGGGAAGAAGTACGT CAACGAGTTCAGCAGGATGGTGGCAGGGGAGTACCTCAAGTTCTTCGTGTTCACGGGGATGAGTCTGGACCAGGCTCTCAG gtCCTTTCTGAAGGAGCTGGCCTTGATGGGAGAGACGCAGGAGCGGGAGCGAGTGCTGGCTCATTTTTCCCAGCGCTATTACGAGTGCAATCCCAATGCCATCTCCTCGGAGG ACGGAGCCCACACCCTGACCTGTGCCCTGATGCTGCTCAACACAGATCTGCACGGACAC AACATCGGGAAGAGAATGTCCTGCTCCGACTTCATTGGCAACTTGGAGGGGCTCAACGGAGGCACCGACTTCCCCAAGGAGCTGCTCAAG GCGCTGTACGGCTCCATCAAGAACGAGAAGCTGCAGTGGGCCAT AGATGAGGAGGAGCTGAGGAAGTCCCTTTCGGAGCTGGCTGACCCCAAACCCAAGTCCATCAAGCGCATCAGCAGCTGCAGTAACCCCTTCCTGGACTTCTCCCAGGACTCCAGCATCGCCACCTACAAGCACGGACTGTTAGTGCGCAAGATCCACGCTGATCCTGACTGCAAGAAAA CACCCCGAGGGAAGCGCGGCTGGAAGCCTTTCCACGCCATCCTGAAGGGGATGATCCTCTACCTGCAGAAG GAGGAGTACAAGCCAGGGAAGGCGCTGGCCGAAGAGGAGCTGAAGAATGCCATTAGCATCCACCACTCGCTCGCCACACGGGCGTCTGACTACAGCAAGAGACCCAATGTCTTCTACCTCAGGACAGCCGACTGGAGGGTCTTCCTCTTCCAAGCACA GAACCCCGAGCAGATGCACTCGTGGATCACGCGCATCAACGTGGTGGCTGCCATGTTCTCCGCGCCCCCCTTCCCCGCCGCCATCGGCTCCCAGAAGAAGTTCAGCCGcccgctgctgcccagctcctgcacccGGCTGTCCCAG GACGAGCAGGTGAAGAGCCATGAGACCAAGTTCAAGGCCATGTCagcggagctgctggagcaccgCTCCTCACTGCCGGAGAAAAAGGTGAAGGGCAAGGAGTACGAGGAGCTGAAGCAGAAGGAGGAGTACCTGGAGTTTGAG AAATCCCGCTACGGCACCTACGCCATGCTGCTGCGGGCCAAGCTGAAGGCGGGCTCCGAGGACCTGGCGGCCTTCGAGTCCACTCTCTTCGACGCAGCAGGCGGCGAGGACGACGGCCTGAAAAAATCCCGCTCCAGCCCCTCGCTCAACGCCGAGCCCTCCAGCACGGGCACCAAGGTGAAGCGCAACGTCTCGGAGCGCGCCAGCCGCCAGCCCCCCGGACACCCCCAGAAATCGTAA